The genomic stretch TTTCCCACTGTATTCCCAGAGGATCACCGTTTCCCCACTGTATTCCCACAGGATCACCCATTTCCCACTGGATTACTGCAGGATCAGCCCTTTTCCAATGGATTCTCAGAGGATCacccttttcccactggattctcAGAGGATCACCcatttcccactggattcccaaaGGATTgcccttttcccactggattcccaaaGGATCACCCATTTACCACTGGATTCCCACTGGATCAGctcttttcccactggattcccagaggatcACCCTTTTCCAATGGAATCCCACAAGATCAGCTCTTatcccactggattcccagaggatcagcctttttccactggattcccactGGATCACCCTTatcccactggattcccagcggaatatgttatttatttaaatataaatatataaatgaaatacattgtatattttaaatgtgtaagtgtttttatataaaatatttttaatatataatatgtatataatgtattttggaatatatataatatatatactataaatatgtaaatactaTAATATATACTATAAACATTTTATAgataaatattataatattggctttttgcaaatattaaaattgattTCATACATGTggtgttaaagtaactttgttataaagaaaccggttttatttctgttgttaattaagcttagaTTTAATtgacagcagaaacaaaacataaaaataaagaagataaTAATTAAGAATAATATTTATGTATCATTAGTAGTAAAAAATGATAAATGATAAAAGAATAATAACAGAGTGGGATTGTAcagactgggacaaactggactgggataaactggatTGGGATAAACTGGACGGGGTTTGTAcagactgggacaaactggaCTGGGATAACCTGGACTGAGTTTGTAcagactgggacaaactggaCTGCGATAAACTGGACTGGGTTTGTACAGATTGGGGCAAActggactgggataaactgggcTGGGATTGTACAGATTGGGATAAACTGGACTGGGATAActggactgggataaactggacTGAGATAAACTGGACGGGGTTTGTAcagactgggacaaactggaCTGCGATAAAACTGGACTGGGTTTGTAcagactgggacaaactggactgggataaactggacTGAGATAAACTGGACTGGGTTTGCACAAACTGGGAGACAAACTGACTGGGATAACTGGGCTGGGATTGTACAGCCTGGGACAAActggactgggataaactggactgggacaaactggactgggacaaactgaactgggataaactggaCTGGGATTGCACAAACTGGGATCACAAGGACTGGGAAAAAGCATTGGCTACCACTGGCTACCTTTGGCTACCATCCACCTATAAAGGTGGCCACCTCAAGTTGCCCCGATCCTGTTTGGGGGTCCCACCCCCCTCTttccccgctccccccgcccctTCCCCACCGTTCccccaatccccaaatcccctccccGTGTTTGATTTTGGGGGTTCCAGGCCCCTCCTGCTCCGTTTGGGGGTCCCCACCCCCCTTTGGTTTAACTTGGGTCCCCACCCCCGGCCTGGGGGGGGCTCCCAGcaccaccagtgccaccagtccGTTCCCAGCTCCCCCCTCacgccccctccccaaattccgACCCTGGCAACTGAGGGGTCATCAGCGAGAAACGCTCTGATTGCTGGAGGTGGCCCCGCGCGGTCGCTGATTGGCTAGCGCTGCGAGAGACTCTGGGCTCTGCCTAGCAACTGATGAGTCAGAGCCGCCCCGGGCGCTGATTGGCTGAAAGTCGCCGGGCGGGGCTAGTGAGCTGAGTTTCTGCCCGGCAACTGTAGCGTCATCAGCGCCGCGCGCTCTGATTGCCAGGATCTGTTTTGGGTGGGGACGGGAggaatttgggatatttggggttTATTCGGGTTTATTTAGGGattatttgggatttatttggggttattttgagttaaatttgtttatttgcGTTTATTTGGGATTGTTTTGGGGTTATTTGAgcttttttggggtttatttagAGATTgtttgggatttatttggggttattttgagtttaatttggtttatttgcgtttatttggggttgttttgggttatttgggctttttttgggtttatttagggattatttgggatttatttgggTTTACTTTGGGTtaaatttggtttatttgtgtttatttggtttttatttggggggttattggggtttttttttgtgtttatttaggGAATATTTGGGATTTATTGGGGTTATTTAGGGATTGCTTGGTATAATttggtttggggtattttagGGGGTTATTTGTGGTTTATTTGGATTTATTTGGGCTTATTTATGGattatttgggtttattttgggtTAAATTTGGTTTATTTGCGTTTATTTGGGGTCTTTTGGGGTTATTTGCGGTTTATTTGGATTTATTTGGGGTTATTTATGGattatttgggtttgttttgggtttaatgtggtttgtttgcatttatttggttttttggggggcttatttgggttttttggggggtttaatttggtttattttgggttatttgagtttattttgggttttttgggggattatTGGAGTAATTTGGCTTTATTATGGTTTGTTATGGTTTATTTGGATTCATTTGGGGTTCATCTAGGGTTATTTGGGTTTATGTTGATGTATTTGGGATTTATTTAGGTTTGCTTGGGGTTATTTGGAGTGttatttgggtttatttgggttttttggggtttatttgggttttttggggtttatttagGGTTTATTAGGGATTATTTGGAGTcaaaaaatccaggaattttcccccaaaaaaccgcggaaatttccccccaaaaatcgGGAATGTTCCTCCTCCAAAAACCGGGAATTCTTCCCAAAAATCCGGGatttttccaaaaaaacccaggaatgtTCCTTAAAAATCCCGCGTTTCTATCAGCCAATAGCGGCGCGCTTCGCCCCGAGCCATCCAATCACCGCGCTTCACTTCCAAACCCACCAATCAACGCGCGTCTCCCCTCAGCAGCCTCCACCTCCCGCGCACCGAGCCAACCAATCAGCGCGCGTCTCCCCTCAGCAGCCTCCACCTCCCGCGCAACGAGGCAACCAATCACCGCGCGTCTCCCCTCAGCAATTCCCGCCTCTCTTCCCCGAACCAACCAATCACCGCGCGCCTCCCTCAGCAACTCCCGCCACTCTTCCCCGAACCAACCAATCACCGCGCTCTACGCCAAACCAACCAATCACCGCTCGCCTCCCCTCAGCAACTCCCGCCTCTCCCGCGCTTCTCTCCAGCCAATCAGAGGCGCCCCGGGAGGCATGGAGCGGCCGCCCcctcccccgccgccgccgccgccgccgccgctccccgggacccccgggaccccccccgggacccccgggacccccgggagcCCCCCGGGCTCCGGCGGGTCCTGCGGGAGGCGCTGCAGAGAGCGGGGGAGGCGCTGGGAGAGGACGGAGGGCTCCGGGAGCTGCTGAGGCGGCGCAAGGATAGGTGGGGgaaggggggtttggggggtttggggaggggtctgagGGAGAAATTGGGGGAGGGGTCgtgagggggttttggggaagggtctgggaGTGGTttgagggggattttggggggtttgggggattttgggagggatttgggcggttttggggggtccttgggggggtttggggaggggtctgagggagaatttggggaggggtcctgaggggggttttggggaggggtgTTGGGGTGGTttgagggggattttggggggtttggggattttgggagggtttggggcggtttggggggtcctgggggggatttggggaggggtctggggggattttctggggggttttggaggggatttggggggggtgtttggggggtttttggggtcctgtggggcattttggggtggGGGTCTAAGGGAGAATTTGGGGAGGGATCGTGAGGGGGTTTTGGGAAGGGTCTTGGGGTGGTTTGAGGGGGATTtcggggggtttgggggattttgggagggtttggggggttttgggggatttgtgGGGGCTCTGAGGGAGAATTTGGGCAGGGGTCGTGAGGGGGTTTTGGGAGGGGTCTGAGGGGGTTttgagggggattttgggggggtttgggggatttttgggggggatttggggggtccttgtgggggggtttttgggaggggtcctgagggggatttggggaggggtctgggggaATTTTCTGGGGGtcttggggattttgggggtgtttttgggagaatttggggaggggtcctggggAGTCCTGGGGCTgcattttggggaggggtcttggggggatttgagggggatttcggggggtttgggggatttttggggggggtcctggggggattttggggaggggtcctgtgggggaatttggggaggggtcccgggctggattttgggatgggttccccatttttttggggtgggggtctCACGTGGTGCCCCCTCCCCAACAAGCCTCGCGGGTCCCTGGAAGTGGCTCCTGTTCCACCGCCCGGTGCCGCCCCTGATCCAGGACGGGCCCCAGTgagtcaaaaaaaaaccccaaaaaaacccaaaaaaaaccccaaaattcaccccaaaaaatcccaaatccctgcaaagtctaaaatcccccccaaaaaaaccaaaatccaccaaaaaaaacccaaaagcccacccaaagaaaacccaaaaaaacacacaaaaaacccaaaatctccccaaaagaacccaaaatcctccaaaaaaaacccaaatcccccccaaaaatcccaaatcccagcaaacccaaaatcccgccaaaaaatcccaaaatcccccctaaaaaaccaaaatcccagcaaaccccaaaaaacccaccacaaaaaaaccaaaatccccccaaaagaacccaaaatccacccaaaaaaacccaaatccccccaaaagaacccaaaatctcccaaaaaaaaccccaaaatccccccaaaaaaacccaaaaatccctgcAAAGCCCAAAATCTCgccaaaaaaaacaaataacaaaatcccccccaaagtacccaaatccacccaaaaaaaacccaaaaccccccaaaatacccccaaattccccaagatcccccaaaatccctccaaaatcggcccaaatccccccaaattcccccaaaatctcccaaagcccccaaaatccccccaaattcccccaaaaaccccctccaaatcccccaaaatctccccaaaatccccccctaaatcccccaaaatccccaaaaatcccccctaaccccccaaaatccctcaaaatcccccaaaatccccctaaaGTCTctcaaaatcccctaaaatctcccaaaaattccccctaagtcccccccaaaccccaccaggatccccccaaaatctcccaacccccctaaatcccccaaaatccccaaaatgccccaaaacccccccaaaccccccaaaatccctaagtccccccaaaatccccccaaattcccctaagtcccccaaaatcccccctaaccccccaaaatctccccaaaattcccccccaattccccccaaatccccccaaaatcccccaaaccacccccaaatccccaaaatccccccaaaatccccaaaaatcccttctaacccccccaaattcccccaaatcccccaaactcccccaaaacccccaaaatcctccacTAACCCCCCCacaatccccccaaaatccccccaaaaatcctcaaatccctcaaaatcccctaaaatctcccaaaacccccacaaatCCCCCGAAATCTCTCCACAACCTTAAAATCCTCTCTAAATCCtgaaaaatcccccaaaatccccccccaaaacccccccaaaatccctaaaatcccccccaaatccctcaaaaTCCCccaaccaccccaaatcccccaaaatcccccaaaatccccaaaccacccccaaatcccccaaaatcccccaaaatccccctaaaatcccctcaaaatcccctaaatctcccaaatcccccacaaatccccccaaaatctctCCACAACCTTAAAATCCTCTCTAAATCCtgaaaaatcccccaaaatcccccaaaacccccccaaaatcgcCTAAAAATCCCCCTAagtccccccaaaacccctaaaatctccccaaaattcccctaagtcccccaaaatccccgaaatccccccaaaatcccccaaatcccccaaaatcccccaaaatcccccaaatcccctcaaaatcccccaaaatcccccccaaatcccctcaaaatccccccaaatccccaaaccatccccaaatcccccaaaatccccccaaaatatcccccaaaatcccttctAACCCCCCCACaattcccccaaacccccccaaaacccccaaaatcctccaaatccccccaaatccccccaaaatcccccaaaccacccccaaatcccccaaaatccccaaaatcccttctaacccccccaaaattccccaaatcccccaatccccccaaaatccccccaaaatcccccaaaatccccccatGCAGGTGTGGGCTGGTGGCCCTGGCCATGGCgggggctctgctgggaccCCCCGGCCCCAATTGGGTCTGGGGGCTCTGCTGGAGACGGCGCGGGCCAGGGGCTACACCCGCCAGGGGGAGATGTTctcaggtggggctgggggcgtttggggggattttggggggattttaggggatttgggggggatttgaggggattttggggggatttttgggggtttttgagggatttttggggatttttgggggatttgggggtatTTGGGGaagatttttgggggggtttgggggattttgggggggttggggggatttttgggagattttgggggtttgggggtatttgggaggattttgggggattttggggggttgggggattttgggggcggtttggggggattttgggggatttgaggggatttgaggggattttggggggatttgagagggatttttggggattttggggggattttggggggatttttgggggggtttgaggggattttgggggattttggtggatttggggttatttggggaagattttgggggggattttgggtggattttaGGGAATTTGAGGGGGATTTTGGAGGGtttgaggggatttttggggggttttgggagattatgaggggtttggggggattttgggggtttgggggcatttttggggggatttaagggggattttgggggattttggggtttttggggggatttggggaggatttttgggggatttgaggGGATTTTAGGGGGGGTTTGGGATATTTTCAGGATTGTTTCGGGATTGTTTCGGGATTACTTTGGGATATTTTCGGGATTactttgggatatttttggcatattttggattattttgggatattttcgGGAttgttttggatatttttgggattattttgggatattttcgGGATGTCCCCGGGCTGTTTCCGGGATTGTTTCTGGATATTTTCGGGATATTTTCGGGATATTTCCGGGATTGTTTCGGGATATTTTCGGGATGTTCCCGGCTGTTTCCGGGATATTTTCGGGATATTTTCGGGATGTTCCCGGCTGTTTCCGGGATATTTCGGGATATTTTCGGGATGTTCCCGGGATGTTTCCAGGATATTTTCGGGTTATTTTCGGGATGTTTCCGGGATGTTCCCGGGCTGTTTCCGGGATTGTTTCGGATATTTCCGGGGATGTTCCTGGGATCTTTCCGGGATGTTTCCGGGATATTTTCGGGATATTTCTGGGATGTTTTCGGATATTTCCGGGATTGTTTCGGGATCTTTCCGGCTGTTTCCGGGCTGTTCCCGGGCTGTTTCCGGGATGTTCCCGGGATGTTTCCGGGATATTTCGGGATATTTCCGGGATGTTCCGGGCTGTTTCCGAGATATTTCCGGGCTATTTCGGGATGTTCCCGGGCTGTTTCCGGG from Vidua macroura isolate BioBank_ID:100142 unplaced genomic scaffold, ASM2450914v1 whyUn_scaffold_261, whole genome shotgun sequence encodes the following:
- the ACTMAP gene encoding actin maturation protease, with protein sequence MINDKRIITEWDCTDWDKLDWDKLDWDKLDGQLPPLPRFSPANQRRPGRHGAAAPSPAAAAAAAAPRDPRDPPRDPRDPREPPGLRRVLREALQRAGEALGEDGGLRELLRRRKDSLAGPWKWLLFHRPVPPLIQDGPQCGLVALAMAGALLGPPGPNWVWGLCWRRRGPGATPARGRCSQPPTCPRWPRSCCRAGPSCSKGGLGGPNRARLLRHLLRGRPLLLP